In the bacterium genome, one interval contains:
- a CDS encoding CCA tRNA nucleotidyltransferase, with the protein MLQKVEIPHDLAPSLKILGNFFARNQTDLYLVGGPVRDLLLGLMPREIDLLVVGDAAKLCASLKESWTEIFVETSQGLARSIKMLSFKRYNTVKFQFADPWVMNFKEIDFASSRRETYPEAGLPPIVFPGNLTQDLARRDFTINAMALSLKAEDFTTLVDLHAGQHDLQLKVLRVLHDQSFVDDPARLLRGIRFATRLGFSFATETEDLFTQAVNQNFIKRLPPERIFSEFRKCLEEERVLVVLKSLAQRGILKQILPQLDLGRLDRLTVEENATGWLGWLAELFKDLPVAALLEFLLSGKVSRSEREIALDLHGKV; encoded by the coding sequence ATGCTGCAGAAAGTTGAAATCCCGCATGATTTAGCGCCAAGCTTAAAAATCCTGGGCAACTTTTTTGCTCGGAATCAAACGGACCTTTATTTAGTAGGCGGCCCTGTGCGCGATTTGCTGCTGGGGTTAATGCCACGCGAAATTGATTTATTAGTAGTAGGTGATGCTGCGAAACTGTGCGCAAGTCTAAAAGAGAGTTGGACGGAAATATTTGTCGAGACGAGCCAAGGCCTTGCTAGGTCAATAAAAATGCTTAGTTTCAAGCGCTACAATACCGTTAAATTTCAATTTGCAGATCCTTGGGTAATGAATTTTAAGGAAATTGATTTTGCTAGTTCGCGCCGTGAAACATATCCGGAAGCGGGATTGCCGCCAATTGTTTTTCCTGGAAACTTAACGCAAGACTTGGCACGACGCGATTTTACAATCAATGCGATGGCATTGAGCTTGAAGGCCGAGGATTTTACTACCCTCGTTGATTTACACGCAGGGCAGCATGACTTGCAGCTAAAAGTTTTACGTGTGCTTCACGATCAAAGCTTTGTGGACGACCCAGCGCGGCTGCTACGGGGAATTCGTTTTGCTACGCGCTTAGGGTTTAGTTTTGCAACCGAAACCGAAGATTTATTTACGCAGGCGGTGAATCAAAATTTTATAAAACGGCTGCCACCGGAGCGAATTTTTTCTGAATTCAGAAAATGCTTAGAAGAAGAAAGGGTTCTAGTTGTGCTCAAGAGTTTGGCGCAGCGTGGAATACTCAAGCAAATCCTGCCGCAGCTTGATCTAGGGCGGCTCGATCGTTTGACAGTCGAAGAGAATGCTACGGGTTGGCTTGGCTGGCTTGCGGAGCTTTTTAAAGATTTACCTGTAGCGGCATTACTCGAATTTTTATTAAGTGGAAAGGTCAGTAGGTCTGAACGAGAGATCGCGCTCGACTTACATGGAAAAGTTTAA
- a CDS encoding DUF192 domain-containing protein, with protein sequence MTLGLVSFGLGLWLIAFAPEDNASKQKIHTQFLYFENAQGKQSQRFDVEFARSPEERQRGLMFRQSLPSNYGMFFIFPVEEQRSFWMKNTEIPLDLIFIDSKLIVVNVVHAAEPFSTTSRESTGPAKFVFEVLGGIAEREGIDSGSKLQLAGELPWAY encoded by the coding sequence GTGACGCTCGGGCTAGTCAGCTTTGGGCTTGGTCTGTGGTTGATCGCGTTTGCTCCTGAGGATAACGCTTCCAAGCAAAAAATCCACACGCAATTTCTCTATTTCGAAAATGCCCAGGGTAAGCAATCGCAGCGATTCGATGTTGAATTCGCACGCAGCCCTGAGGAGCGCCAGCGCGGTTTGATGTTTCGTCAGAGCTTGCCCAGTAACTATGGCATGTTTTTTATTTTCCCGGTGGAAGAGCAACGATCATTTTGGATGAAAAATACTGAGATCCCATTGGACCTAATTTTTATTGATTCCAAGCTGATCGTTGTCAATGTTGTGCATGCTGCGGAACCTTTTTCGACGACTTCACGAGAAAGTACTGGGCCAGCAAAATTTGTATTTGAAGTGCTAGGTGGTATTGCTGAGCGGGAGGGGATTGATTCAGGCTCGAAGCTACAGCTCGCAGGCGAGCTGCCCTGGGCATATTGA
- a CDS encoding Stp1/IreP family PP2C-type Ser/Thr phosphatase: protein MAEDLTKDPAKSQGAEHLLLKLAVKSDVGMQRTENQDSYGYLRSTKGNLFIVCDGMGGARGGATASAMAVDIVAKNSVNQDGLITEQTLRASIEKANSAIFEASKDNENLSGMGTTLVALGLIGQRAMIAHVGDSRIYMLRGRTIYQLTRDHTLVQELVDSGAISEEEAANHPIAHMLSRSLGPTAAIEVELRLLSQTVEKGDKFLLCCDGLYNLVTADEMIEIIGNYEPGEAAKHLVDVANQRGGTDNITVEVVEVTGFGASAAPDLEEDELEIVTSATVKYHQKSVEVEPKLPPKEEAKQVEDASVQAKPQATLETNGQAKSTSQAHKPKEGKVEALRIEKSEVESGKKEQKDKTGKEKTEVRREHVEQLERIQYFVLGAVLLSLLATVIAIYPRARENQVQIARSTVSNVGEVTQPQAHSTTTQQTQLPINVTPIPPIPTTEMPNSASEQSWPQVAVVPEGAEVSNPQGNDLIDAALARDPAVERAMLAATRLDVSESAPTEMTWFGNNSAVELVDWNQEAAKRTRVITQNAPRVGIMSDAEKSSLVASKVDIRSRITLIDERLKFLDLTEPKQLEDLASRVEDEIVTTRKASDQVSKKYDDLRRRYYLWLDRKTNLDQQAIDQLGPELSQESAEVERARATYKTISLQYLDAVERWRSNLSDDAAAARMAQLGRELETELAKFKQVMKKGVDQVLNKFSTEMADALLIKSDLQSRVDLLNRLVGIIKGTGVLPPDIRASRKRELLAERSGLLKSYKEFTNKVPHPEEQRFRLERAVKQLAP, encoded by the coding sequence ATGGCAGAAGACCTAACAAAAGACCCAGCTAAATCCCAAGGTGCCGAGCATCTACTGCTCAAGCTCGCCGTCAAGTCGGATGTGGGGATGCAACGTACCGAGAATCAAGATTCTTATGGCTACTTGCGTTCGACTAAGGGAAATTTATTTATCGTTTGCGACGGAATGGGCGGGGCTCGTGGTGGGGCTACGGCTTCTGCGATGGCGGTTGATATCGTAGCGAAAAATTCAGTTAACCAAGACGGTTTAATCACGGAGCAGACGCTGCGTGCTTCGATCGAGAAAGCAAATTCCGCAATTTTTGAGGCCAGTAAGGATAATGAAAATTTATCTGGAATGGGCACGACCTTAGTAGCGCTGGGCTTAATTGGCCAACGTGCAATGATTGCCCATGTTGGCGACTCTCGTATTTATATGTTGCGGGGGCGAACGATTTACCAGCTCACGCGAGATCACACGCTAGTGCAAGAGCTTGTTGATTCGGGGGCAATCTCAGAAGAAGAGGCAGCAAATCATCCAATCGCACACATGCTCAGCCGTTCACTTGGTCCGACAGCTGCAATCGAAGTCGAACTACGCCTCTTATCTCAAACGGTTGAAAAGGGTGATAAGTTCCTGCTTTGCTGTGACGGACTATATAATCTCGTAACTGCAGATGAGATGATCGAAATTATTGGCAATTATGAGCCAGGTGAAGCAGCCAAGCATCTCGTCGATGTTGCAAACCAGCGGGGTGGAACAGATAACATCACAGTTGAGGTGGTTGAAGTCACAGGGTTTGGCGCTTCAGCGGCGCCCGATCTCGAAGAAGATGAGTTGGAGATTGTCACTTCAGCAACAGTTAAATATCACCAAAAATCGGTAGAAGTTGAACCTAAGCTCCCACCAAAAGAGGAAGCTAAGCAAGTTGAAGATGCCTCAGTCCAAGCTAAACCTCAGGCGACACTTGAAACCAATGGTCAGGCCAAGAGTACAAGTCAGGCGCATAAGCCAAAAGAAGGAAAAGTTGAAGCTTTACGGATTGAGAAATCTGAAGTTGAATCCGGTAAGAAGGAACAGAAAGATAAGACGGGCAAAGAAAAAACAGAAGTCCGTCGCGAGCATGTCGAGCAATTGGAGCGGATTCAATATTTTGTGCTCGGCGCAGTATTGCTATCGCTCTTGGCAACGGTGATTGCGATCTACCCACGCGCCCGTGAGAATCAAGTCCAAATTGCCCGCTCAACTGTTAGTAATGTCGGGGAAGTAACCCAACCCCAAGCGCATTCGACAACAACTCAGCAAACTCAGCTACCGATTAATGTCACTCCAATTCCGCCAATTCCCACTACGGAAATGCCGAATTCAGCAAGCGAGCAAAGCTGGCCTCAGGTTGCCGTTGTTCCTGAAGGTGCCGAAGTTTCAAATCCACAAGGAAACGACTTGATCGATGCTGCACTGGCACGCGACCCTGCGGTTGAGCGTGCGATGCTTGCTGCTACAAGGCTTGACGTTTCTGAATCTGCTCCTACGGAGATGACTTGGTTTGGTAATAACTCTGCTGTGGAGCTTGTCGATTGGAATCAGGAAGCAGCGAAGCGCACGCGGGTGATCACGCAAAATGCTCCTCGGGTTGGCATTATGTCAGACGCAGAAAAGTCCTCGCTAGTAGCCAGTAAGGTCGATATCCGTTCACGCATTACCTTAATTGATGAACGTTTGAAGTTTCTTGATTTAACAGAACCAAAGCAATTGGAAGACCTGGCTTCGAGAGTTGAGGATGAAATTGTGACTACACGTAAGGCCAGCGATCAAGTCTCCAAGAAATACGATGATTTACGCAGGCGCTATTACCTCTGGCTTGATCGCAAGACAAATTTAGATCAACAAGCAATCGACCAACTTGGTCCAGAACTTTCGCAGGAGAGTGCTGAAGTTGAGCGCGCGCGAGCGACCTATAAAACAATTTCTTTGCAATATCTTGATGCGGTCGAGCGTTGGCGCAGCAACTTAAGTGATGATGCCGCTGCAGCTCGCATGGCGCAGCTTGGTCGAGAACTTGAAACCGAATTGGCTAAGTTCAAGCAAGTCATGAAAAAAGGCGTCGATCAGGTGCTCAATAAATTTTCTACTGAAATGGCTGATGCGCTGCTGATCAAGAGCGACTTGCAGAGTCGCGTTGATTTGCTAAATCGTTTAGTCGGGATTATTAAGGGCACCGGAGTATTACCACCGGATATTCGCGCCAGTCGCAAGCGCGAGTTGTTGGCAGAGCGTAGTGGCCTGTTGAAAAGCTATAAAGAATTTACTAATAAAGTGCCACATCCCGAGGAACAACGTTTCCGCCTTGAGCGCGCCGTCAAGCAACTTGCACCCTAG
- the panP gene encoding putative pyridoxal-dependent aspartate 1-decarboxylase translates to MHAPLEKPALANLETLHRIFTVPESGNSTLAKIEREISENVGQFLQTYLVATNTPIEEIERQFLDSVIPEAPRFVSDHADYLLEQVVPHSVHTAAPSFIGHMTSAVPYFMLPLAKIMLALNQNLVKVETSKVFTPLERQVLGMLHRLVYAESEEFYRTFQQDREKSLGVFCSGGTIANMTALWVARNQLLCPRRNFRGVMEDGLAAGLKAHGLEQLAVLVSQRGHYSLDKAIDLLGLGKNNLVRIATNAQNKIEIKALRDQIAQLKNSKVGLLAIIGIAGTTETGNIDPLPELAEIAREQRCHFHVDAAWGGPTLFSKQHRKLVAGIESADSVTIDAHKQLYVPMGAGMVLFKDPTALKAIEQSAQYIIREGSRDLGRRSLEGSRPGMALLVDAALKIIGQQGYALLIDQGVAKAKLFAEMIDAEADFELISPPELNLLTYRFCGDGSLSNAQLNELTVQIQKEQREAGKSFVSRTQIEFSGQPTTVFRVVLANPLTSEKNLQDVLREQREIAERLIMR, encoded by the coding sequence ATGCATGCGCCACTCGAAAAGCCTGCTCTTGCAAACTTAGAGACACTGCACAGAATTTTTACTGTGCCGGAATCAGGCAATTCGACGTTAGCTAAAATTGAGCGTGAAATTTCCGAAAATGTCGGGCAATTTCTGCAAACCTATTTAGTCGCAACGAATACCCCGATTGAAGAAATCGAGCGTCAATTCTTGGATTCAGTAATTCCTGAAGCCCCACGATTTGTTTCCGATCATGCCGACTATTTGCTCGAGCAGGTTGTGCCGCACTCAGTACATACTGCCGCTCCAAGCTTTATCGGACACATGACCTCGGCGGTCCCGTATTTCATGCTGCCGCTGGCTAAAATCATGCTCGCCCTCAATCAAAATTTAGTTAAAGTCGAAACATCAAAAGTTTTTACCCCGCTTGAGCGGCAAGTTCTCGGGATGTTGCACCGATTGGTTTATGCTGAAAGTGAAGAGTTCTATCGCACTTTCCAGCAAGACCGCGAAAAGAGCCTCGGAGTTTTTTGCTCGGGCGGCACGATTGCAAATATGACAGCACTTTGGGTTGCACGAAATCAACTCCTTTGTCCGCGCAGGAATTTCCGCGGGGTGATGGAAGATGGTCTTGCTGCAGGCTTAAAGGCACACGGGCTGGAGCAGCTTGCCGTCCTTGTTTCCCAGCGCGGCCATTATTCACTCGATAAGGCGATAGATTTACTTGGGCTTGGAAAAAACAATCTCGTGCGCATCGCAACAAATGCCCAAAATAAAATCGAGATCAAAGCTTTGCGTGATCAAATCGCGCAACTAAAAAACTCAAAGGTTGGATTACTCGCCATCATCGGCATCGCCGGGACAACGGAGACGGGGAATATTGATCCACTGCCAGAGTTGGCTGAGATTGCGCGTGAACAGCGTTGTCACTTTCATGTCGATGCCGCGTGGGGTGGACCGACGCTATTTTCAAAACAGCATCGTAAACTCGTAGCCGGGATTGAATCTGCAGATTCTGTAACGATTGATGCGCATAAACAACTCTATGTGCCGATGGGTGCAGGCATGGTTTTATTTAAAGATCCAACAGCCTTAAAGGCAATTGAGCAAAGCGCGCAGTATATTATTCGCGAAGGTTCGCGAGATCTCGGGCGCAGGTCCCTCGAAGGGTCACGACCTGGAATGGCGCTCTTGGTGGATGCGGCCTTAAAGATTATTGGTCAGCAAGGTTATGCCTTGTTGATCGATCAAGGCGTTGCTAAAGCTAAGCTTTTTGCGGAAATGATTGACGCTGAAGCAGACTTTGAGCTGATTAGCCCGCCGGAATTAAATCTTTTAACTTATCGCTTTTGCGGAGATGGTTCGCTGTCAAATGCTCAATTAAATGAACTCACTGTGCAAATACAGAAAGAACAGCGTGAAGCCGGAAAAAGTTTTGTTTCGCGCACGCAGATTGAATTTTCTGGCCAGCCGACTACGGTTTTTCGAGTTGTTTTGGCTAACCCCTTAACGAGTGAGAAAAACCTCCAAGATGTCCTCAGAGAACAGCGAGAAATTGCAGAGCGACTGATAATGCGGTAA
- a CDS encoding SPOR domain-containing protein, with translation MKTSDSISITWLQVLMTGLLTVAAATVVFFIGLETGEKRALTRVLSESERFAVKLPLNEVAVERNQEHTQLAKTIAEEYQAATSNLDAPAQVAGAQTISNASTLPAQTIQVASHQQEATLAPSKPVQLSSVSSIEAAQVVPEMKAASTEPVETVVAEQHQAEAVDLKQARAMVAAEPSPQESALVNQAASSTTQGTIKTSEVKSKGTYSIQVSSDPAKSSAEVTVRRLKKIGYTASMVPTRSNGKTYYKITVPGFLTSQEAEKARKKIAGAQVTRNIPYVRKVS, from the coding sequence GTGAAAACTTCAGATTCAATTTCAATTACCTGGCTACAAGTATTAATGACTGGTTTGCTAACAGTTGCTGCTGCAACTGTAGTTTTTTTCATCGGCCTTGAAACTGGTGAAAAAAGGGCTTTGACTCGAGTGCTTTCAGAGAGTGAGCGTTTTGCCGTGAAGTTGCCACTGAATGAGGTTGCAGTAGAACGAAATCAGGAACATACTCAGCTTGCAAAAACTATTGCTGAAGAGTATCAGGCTGCAACTTCAAATCTCGATGCCCCGGCACAAGTAGCAGGAGCCCAGACGATTTCCAACGCTTCGACTTTGCCGGCGCAGACAATTCAAGTCGCCAGTCATCAACAAGAAGCCACCCTGGCGCCAAGTAAGCCCGTTCAATTATCTTCAGTATCGAGTATCGAAGCTGCCCAGGTAGTGCCAGAAATGAAGGCTGCTAGCACAGAGCCTGTTGAAACAGTTGTCGCTGAGCAGCACCAGGCTGAAGCAGTCGATTTGAAGCAAGCGCGCGCAATGGTTGCAGCGGAGCCCAGTCCTCAGGAAAGTGCCCTTGTCAATCAAGCAGCAAGCAGTACCACTCAAGGCACAATCAAAACGTCTGAAGTTAAATCGAAGGGAACATATTCGATTCAAGTTTCATCTGATCCGGCAAAGTCATCAGCTGAGGTTACAGTTCGACGCTTAAAGAAGATTGGGTATACGGCTTCAATGGTGCCGACTCGTTCGAACGGTAAGACCTACTATAAAATCACGGTTCCTGGATTCCTGACGAGCCAAGAAGCTGAGAAAGCGCGTAAGAAAATTGCTGGCGCTCAAGTTACTCGAAACATCCCCTATGTCCGAAAGGTTTCTTAG
- a CDS encoding electron transfer flavoprotein subunit alpha/FixB family protein — protein sequence MKLLVYIEASGSSTKLSKSALTTVGAALQAKSVHGYSSLIAFIPAASNSPALAEELASYGLDQVFFAEDAALEPYLALTHEAAVAQVVEKTKADAVLFLATARGKDLAPRVAAQFDCAQASDVIAFLPNRQFKRLMYAGNIIATVELTTPRQVITVRSTAFEPAPKLSSVASVESALLNLATNNSQQFVRFEGLKSERPELTEAERVVSGGRALKSKESFDQVIVPLADALGAAVGASRAAVDSGYAPNDWQVGQTGKVVAPQLYLAVGISGAIQHLAGMKDSKVVVAINKDPEAPIFEVADYGLVADLFTAVPELMNELKKVAQ from the coding sequence ATGAAGTTATTAGTTTATATTGAAGCCAGCGGCAGTAGTACAAAGCTTAGTAAGTCAGCCTTAACTACTGTTGGCGCAGCGTTACAAGCAAAAAGTGTGCATGGATATTCAAGTCTAATTGCTTTCATCCCAGCTGCAAGTAATTCCCCAGCATTAGCTGAGGAACTAGCCAGTTATGGATTGGATCAAGTTTTCTTCGCTGAAGACGCTGCACTCGAGCCCTATCTTGCACTTACTCATGAAGCCGCAGTTGCGCAGGTGGTCGAGAAAACAAAGGCCGACGCGGTGCTTTTTCTTGCAACCGCGCGAGGAAAAGATTTGGCCCCACGAGTTGCTGCTCAATTTGATTGCGCTCAGGCCAGCGACGTGATCGCATTTTTGCCAAACCGGCAGTTCAAACGATTGATGTATGCAGGAAATATTATCGCCACAGTTGAACTGACAACTCCAAGACAGGTGATTACTGTGCGATCGACCGCATTTGAACCTGCCCCGAAACTATCTAGCGTAGCGTCAGTCGAGTCGGCACTCTTGAATTTAGCTACGAATAATAGTCAGCAGTTTGTGCGATTTGAAGGCCTGAAGAGTGAGCGCCCAGAGCTGACAGAAGCAGAGCGCGTTGTCAGCGGTGGACGTGCGCTTAAGTCAAAGGAGAGCTTTGACCAGGTGATTGTACCTTTAGCTGACGCCTTGGGCGCGGCTGTTGGAGCAAGCCGAGCTGCGGTTGACTCCGGTTACGCCCCAAATGATTGGCAAGTTGGTCAGACCGGTAAGGTTGTGGCTCCACAGCTTTATCTTGCCGTTGGAATTTCAGGAGCAATTCAACATTTAGCTGGCATGAAAGATTCTAAAGTTGTTGTTGCAATTAATAAAGATCCTGAAGCGCCGATTTTTGAAGTCGCAGATTATGGCTTGGTGGCAGACTTGTTTACTGCCGTACCTGAATTGATGAATGAGCTCAAGAAAGTTGCTCAATAA
- a CDS encoding electron transfer flavoprotein subunit beta/FixA family protein encodes MSKILVPIKRVPDYQAKIKIKPDGSGIQTEGIKWIINPFDEIAVEEAIRIKEARGGNCEVVVTTVGAEAVSEQLRSALAMGADRAIHVLTDLEIDSDFASQVLAAVIRKEAPALVIMGKQAIDSDANQTGQLLACRLNQAQATFASKLVVAEDWSSAEVTREVDGGLETIKISLPAVVTTDLRLNEPRYPSLPNIVKAKKKPLDAYTLESLGLAALGPKVKVLKLEMPAGRKAGVKVQSVQELVERLHHEAKVI; translated from the coding sequence ATGAGTAAAATTTTAGTTCCGATTAAACGCGTCCCTGATTACCAGGCCAAAATTAAAATTAAACCCGATGGTTCGGGCATCCAGACCGAAGGCATTAAGTGGATTATTAACCCCTTTGATGAAATTGCAGTTGAAGAAGCAATCCGCATTAAGGAAGCTCGCGGAGGCAATTGCGAGGTGGTTGTGACTACCGTGGGCGCGGAAGCTGTGAGCGAGCAGTTACGATCTGCTTTGGCGATGGGTGCAGACCGCGCAATTCATGTGCTGACCGATCTTGAGATTGACTCCGACTTTGCTTCGCAGGTGCTTGCCGCAGTGATAAGAAAAGAAGCTCCTGCACTAGTGATTATGGGCAAGCAGGCGATTGATTCTGATGCAAATCAAACTGGACAACTTTTAGCGTGCCGACTTAATCAAGCACAGGCAACCTTTGCTTCTAAGCTTGTAGTTGCCGAAGATTGGTCAAGTGCAGAAGTCACTCGCGAAGTCGACGGCGGACTTGAGACAATTAAGATTTCACTTCCAGCTGTAGTGACTACGGACTTACGTTTGAACGAGCCACGTTATCCTTCGCTACCAAATATTGTAAAAGCTAAGAAAAAGCCGCTCGATGCATATACGCTTGAGTCCTTGGGGCTCGCAGCGCTTGGTCCTAAAGTAAAAGTTCTCAAACTGGAAATGCCCGCAGGTAGAAAGGCTGGCGTTAAAGTGCAGTCTGTTCAAGAGTTAGTTGAGCGTTTACATCACGAGGCAAAGGTAATCTAG
- the mutS gene encoding DNA mismatch repair protein MutS, translating to MSQLSFEELIQHNNKQAKPDTVQKSALPPLATTAAAPDDLFSPTKELSQVDQVQLAPMLKHYLEVKNANPNHVVLYQVGDFYEIFFEDAKTVAEILSIRLTSRDKNDESATPMCGVPLHAVDNYVPKLLDAGISCLFVSQLDETELNAKGKTIVRREITRIVTPGVRFEGDGLTDTQFNFLCVVLPTARKGAELGFIDISLGTLQLATAETPEELLDLIEQISPREAILPATINASPAPEWIKELKTYFSDRHIPFVLRPYNLRPKHDVLEKFASTRGLKSLLVDADLERTLLVDSLVSYLEETACGKPFSIFEARLIDRSTGTVIDASTRRNLELFEARIDGERKNSLFEHINRTKTPMGNRFLRSVLLAPSTNLAEIENRLDAVAELVNRLHDMQKIQAILSGIRDLERILTRVTNGRASPRDLVMLGESLRLFPGLKEIFKNSQAHLLQQLGINFDALEDLATLLNTALREDAPVKLSDGGIFNPGYNSQLDELRTLCDDGKSILLGLEQKERLATGIQSLKVKYNSVFGYFIEVTKTHLKPADGKIPDYFERKQTLVNAERFVTQELKEIEVKLLSARGKAADLERDLFTALRSEVSQHASRIQQSAQVIALIDVITNFASLARSRNYVRPEFSKAPKISIVGGRHPVVENIIGAHAFVPNEAELDGEKRRFAVLSGPNMGGKSTYLRQIGVIQLLAQIGSFVPATKARLSLVDRIFTRIGTADDLARGDSTFMVEMREAATIIRKATSRSLVLIDEIGRGTATSDGLALARSIAEWLHDEAQALTIFATHFHELNALPLSKRAAFCISVGVREQAGHLVFTHRIEDRAADKSYGLEVAKLAGVPEKIIERAKSYITAESKLN from the coding sequence ATGTCGCAGTTATCTTTTGAAGAATTAATTCAGCATAATAATAAGCAGGCAAAGCCAGATACTGTGCAAAAGAGTGCGCTTCCACCGCTAGCCACGACCGCAGCAGCCCCAGACGATCTCTTCTCGCCGACAAAAGAATTGAGCCAAGTCGACCAAGTCCAGCTGGCCCCGATGCTCAAGCATTATTTAGAAGTTAAAAACGCAAACCCAAACCATGTTGTGCTTTATCAAGTTGGAGATTTTTACGAGATCTTTTTTGAAGACGCAAAAACAGTCGCTGAAATTTTAAGTATTCGACTGACTTCTCGTGATAAGAATGACGAGAGTGCAACGCCGATGTGCGGGGTTCCGTTGCATGCCGTTGATAATTACGTGCCCAAATTGCTCGATGCGGGAATTAGTTGCTTGTTTGTTTCCCAACTTGATGAAACAGAGCTGAACGCAAAAGGCAAGACAATCGTGCGCCGTGAAATCACACGCATTGTTACCCCTGGGGTGCGCTTTGAAGGTGACGGACTCACAGATACGCAATTTAATTTTCTTTGCGTGGTTTTACCCACAGCACGAAAGGGAGCTGAACTAGGATTTATTGATATTTCACTGGGAACTTTGCAGCTTGCTACCGCTGAAACGCCAGAAGAATTATTGGATTTAATTGAGCAAATTTCTCCACGCGAGGCAATTTTGCCGGCAACAATTAATGCGAGCCCGGCGCCAGAGTGGATTAAGGAATTAAAAACGTATTTTTCGGATCGGCACATCCCATTTGTGCTGCGCCCTTATAATTTACGACCAAAGCATGATGTTCTTGAGAAATTTGCCTCAACCCGTGGATTAAAATCGCTGCTGGTAGATGCAGATCTCGAGCGCACGCTCCTAGTTGACTCGTTGGTGAGTTATCTCGAAGAAACTGCTTGTGGTAAACCATTTTCGATCTTCGAAGCACGCTTAATTGATCGCAGCACTGGCACAGTGATCGATGCTTCAACGCGTCGCAATTTGGAATTATTCGAGGCACGAATTGATGGCGAGCGAAAAAATTCACTTTTCGAGCATATCAATCGCACTAAGACCCCAATGGGCAATCGTTTTTTACGTTCAGTTCTTCTTGCTCCGAGCACGAATCTTGCTGAAATTGAAAACCGCCTTGACGCAGTTGCTGAACTCGTCAACCGTCTGCATGACATGCAGAAAATCCAGGCGATTCTATCTGGAATTCGTGATTTGGAGAGAATCTTAACCCGCGTGACAAATGGTCGAGCTAGTCCAAGAGACTTAGTAATGCTGGGAGAGTCGCTACGACTTTTTCCAGGCCTTAAGGAGATATTTAAGAATTCACAGGCACATTTGCTGCAGCAACTTGGGATAAATTTTGATGCGCTCGAGGATTTAGCAACGCTTTTAAATACTGCGCTTCGCGAAGATGCTCCTGTAAAACTTAGCGATGGGGGAATTTTTAATCCGGGCTACAATTCCCAGCTCGATGAGCTGCGCACGCTTTGTGATGATGGGAAAAGCATCCTGCTTGGATTAGAGCAAAAGGAGCGTTTAGCCACGGGGATTCAGAGTTTAAAAGTCAAATACAACTCTGTCTTTGGTTATTTTATCGAAGTCACAAAAACCCATTTGAAGCCAGCCGATGGAAAAATACCTGATTACTTTGAACGTAAGCAAACACTCGTTAACGCAGAGCGTTTTGTCACACAAGAGCTCAAAGAAATCGAAGTTAAGCTACTTTCTGCTCGGGGAAAAGCTGCCGACCTTGAGCGCGATTTGTTTACTGCATTACGCAGCGAAGTTTCCCAGCACGCTTCACGAATCCAGCAGTCTGCGCAGGTGATTGCACTGATTGATGTGATTACTAATTTTGCAAGTCTCGCGCGCAGTCGCAATTACGTGCGTCCGGAATTTAGTAAAGCACCCAAGATTAGTATTGTTGGTGGGCGGCATCCAGTTGTTGAAAATATTATTGGTGCACATGCATTCGTGCCGAACGAAGCCGAACTCGACGGTGAGAAGCGACGTTTTGCCGTGCTTTCCGGACCTAATATGGGTGGAAAGTCTACGTATTTGCGACAAATTGGTGTCATACAATTGCTCGCTCAGATTGGATCTTTTGTGCCTGCGACAAAAGCACGCTTGTCCTTGGTTGACCGGATTTTCACTCGTATCGGAACAGCCGATGACTTGGCTCGTGGGGACTCAACTTTTATGGTTGAAATGCGAGAGGCTGCCACGATTATTCGCAAAGCCACGTCACGGTCACTAGTTTTAATTGATGAAATTGGCCGTGGCACAGCAACTAGTGATGGTCTGGCTTTGGCTCGCTCGATTGCTGAGTGGCTGCATGACGAGGCCCAAGCCCTCACAATTTTTGCGACACATTTTCATGAACTAAATGCTTTGCCTTTAAGTAAGCGTGCGGCATTTTGTATTTCTGTCGGTGTGCGCGAGCAGGCGGGGCATCTTGTTTTCACCCATCGCATCGAGGACCGCGCGGCTGATAAGAGTTATGGACTTGAGGTTGCAAAACTTGCAGGTGTTCCTGAGAAAATTATCGAGCGCGCCAAGTCTTACATCACGGCTGAGAGTAAATTAAATTAG